DNA from Leptolyngbya sp. FACHB-261:
ACGTCTCGTGCAGATATTGATCGCCGCATCACGGAATCTCTAGCCCTGTTTCGCTTGCAAGGATTGGGAGACCGTAAACCAGCTCAATTATCTGGTGGACAGCAACAACGAGTTGCTCTAGCGCGCGCCCTGATTAATCGGCCTAAAGTATTGCTGTTAGATGAACCTCTCTCCGCCCTTGATGCCAAGGTCCGGGAAGAAGTGCGCCAAGAATTGCGAGAGCTACAACGACAGACCAACCTGACATTTATCTATGTCACCCATGATCAGGAGGAAGCTCTGGCCCTCTCAGATCGGATTGCTGTCATGCATCAGGGCCAGGTCGAGCAAATCGGCACCTCCCAAGAAATTTACGATTGTCCTGCCTCCCTGTTTGTTGCGCAATTTATCGGCAAAGCTAATCTTCTAAGTGGAACGGTACTGGAGGCCAATCATGAGTTTACGAAGGTTGAAGCCAACGGATTGTGCCTGTTAGCTGCCCCTTGTGGTCATGCTCTAAATCCGGGTCAGAATATTACCCTAATGGTGCGGCCTGAACGTTTGCAGATCAACTCAGCCGTCGAAACCGAAAATCAAATTTCTGGCGTACTAGAGAACATCACCTACGTGGGTCAACTGGTTGAATATCAGGTTAAAACTCAGGTAGGACCCCTTAAAATTACTCAACTAAGTCAACGAGAAACCTACCCCCAAGGCGAGTCACTCGACCTA
Protein-coding regions in this window:
- a CDS encoding ABC transporter ATP-binding protein; this translates as MSEEQARESLVYLEGVSKIYPSAQGEVYAARNVTLEVRSGEFFSLLGSSGSGKTTTLRLIGGFEIPDYGRVFIGGEEVTYQPPYRRNVHTVFQNYALFPHLSVAQNIAYPLTLARTSRADIDRRITESLALFRLQGLGDRKPAQLSGGQQQRVALARALINRPKVLLLDEPLSALDAKVREEVRQELRELQRQTNLTFIYVTHDQEEALALSDRIAVMHQGQVEQIGTSQEIYDCPASLFVAQFIGKANLLSGTVLEANHEFTKVEANGLCLLAAPCGHALNPGQNITLMVRPERLQINSAVETENQISGVLENITYVGQLVEYQVKTQVGPLKITQLSQRETYPQGESLDLRWNASDCIIIPPES